In Panthera uncia isolate 11264 chromosome B4, Puncia_PCG_1.0, whole genome shotgun sequence, one genomic interval encodes:
- the GPR19 gene encoding probable G-protein coupled receptor 19 codes for MVFAHRMDNSKPPLVIATLLVPLQNHSCTETATPLPSRDLTDLHGEHSWMSNRTDLQYGLRPGEVATASIFFGALWLFSVFGNSLVCLVIHRSRRTQSTTNYFVVSMACADLLISVASTPFVLLQFATGRWTLGSVMCKLVRYFQYLTPGVQIYVLLSICIDRFYTIVYPLSFKVSREKAKKMIAASWVFNAAFVTPLFFFYGSHWDSHCNYFLPASWEGTAYTVIHFLVSFVIPSVLIILFYQKVVKYIWRIGTDGRTVRRTMNIVPRTKVKTIKMFLILNLLFLLSWLPFHVAQLWHPPERDSKKSSLVFTAITWISFSSSASKPTLYSIYNANFRRGMKETFCMSSMKCYRSNAYTITTSSRMAKKNYVGISEIPPTAKTITKDSIYDSFDREAKEKKLAWPINSNPPNTFV; via the coding sequence ATGGTTTTTGCTCACAGAATGGATAACAGCAAGCCGCCTTTGGTCATCGCCACGCTCCTGGTGCCCCTCCAAAACCACAGCTGCACCGAAACAGCCACACCTCTGCCAAGCCGTGACCTGACAGACTTACATGGGGAGCACAGCTGGATGAGCAACAGAACGGACCTGCAGTACGGACTGAGACCCGGGGAAGTGGCCACAGCCAGCATTTTCTTCGGGGCCCTGTGGCTGTTCTCTGTATTTGGCAACTCCCTGGTTTGTCTGGTCATCCACCGGAGTAGGAGGACACAGTCCACCACCAACTACTTTGTGGTCTCCATGGCATGTGCTGATCTTCTCATCAGCGTCGCCAGTACGCCGTTCGTCCTGCTTCAGTTCGCCACGGGGAGGTGGACACTTGGCAGTGTGATGTGTAAGCTGGTGCGGTATTTTCAGTATCTCACCCCGGGCGTCCAGATCTACGTCCTCCTCTCCATCTGCATAGACCGGTTCTACACCATTGTCTATCCCCTGAGTTTCAAGGTGTCCagagaaaaagccaagaaaatgaTTGCCGCGTCGTGGGTCTTCAATGCAGCCTTCGTGACCCCCCTGTTCTTTTTCTATGGCTCCCACTGGGACAGTCATTGCAATTacttcctccctgcctcttggGAAGGAACTGCCTACACTGTCATCCATTTCTTGGTGAGCTTTGTGATTCCTTCTGTCCTCATCATCTTATTTTACCAGAAGGTCGTGAAGTATATCTGGAGAATAGGCACCGATGGTCGGACAGTGCGGAGGACGATGAACATTGTCCCGAGGACAAAAGTGAAAACTATCAAGATGTTCCTCATTTTAAATCTATTGTTCCTGCTCTCCTGGCTACCTTTTCATGTGGCTCAGCTGTGGCACCCCCCCGAACGGGACTCTAAGAAAAGTTCCCTTGTTTTCACAGCTATCACATGGATATCTTTTAGTTCTTCAGCCTCTAAACCTACGCTCTATTCCATTTATAATGCCAATTTTAGGAGAGGAATGAAAGAAACTTTTTGCATGTCCTCAATGAAGTGTTACCGAAGCAATGCCTATACTATCACAACCAGTTCAAGGATGGCCAAAAAAAACTACGTTGGCATTTCAGAAATTCCTCCCACGGCCAAAACTATAACCAAAGACTCAATCTATGATTCATTTGACAGAGAAGCCAAGGAAAAAAAGCTTGCTTGGCCCATTAATTCAAATCCACCAAATACTTTTGTCTAA